Proteins from one Sphaeramia orbicularis chromosome 17, fSphaOr1.1, whole genome shotgun sequence genomic window:
- the LOC115436783 gene encoding DET1- and DDB1-associated protein 1-like: MDKADFLKGLPVYNKSNFSRFHADSVCKASNRRPSVYLPTREYPSEQIIVTEKTNILLRYLHQQWDKKNAAKKREQEQPEGENTAPPRKIARTDSRELNEDT; the protein is encoded by the exons ATGGACAAG GCAGATTTCTTAAAGGGACTTCCAGTTTATAATAAAAGCAACTTCAGCAGGTTTCATGCGGACTCTGTGTGCAAAGCATCA AACCGTCGACCATCTGTGTATCTTCCAACCCGTGAATATCCATCTGAGCAGA TTATAGTCACAGAGAAGACAAACATCTTACTGCGGTATCTTCATCAGCAGTGGgataaaaag AATGCAGCAAAAAAGCGAGAACAGGAGCAACCAGAGGGGGAGAACACGGCGCCTCCACGAAAAATTGCCAGAACAGACAGTCGAGAGTTGAACGAGGATACATAA